From Thermococcus barophilus MP:
TTTAGCTCTTTTTAATTTGGTTAGGCTAACAAAATTCGAAAATCTAATAAAGTTAGGCTGCAAGCAGAGAGTGGAAAAATTTAAATATTTTGTGCATATGCACAAAATTGTGGTGATACCATGAGAGAGGTTTACAAGCCAATATGGTTCAGCATCATTGGAAATGTACTGTTGGCGTTGCTCAAAATTGCTGTAGGCTTTATGTATTCAAGCTTAGCTCTGATTTCCGATGGTGTTCACTCCCTCAGCGACGTTGTAACGAGCATAATTGGTTTTATTGGAATAAGGATCTCTTCAAAGCCCCCTGACAGGTCTCATCCCTTCGGACACTCAAGATTTGAGCCGCTCTTTGCTTTCTTCATGGGATTGGCTCTTCTTTTAGTTGCATATGAAATCGCAAGGGACTCCATAGGGAGAGTGCTGGAGGGGACATCGATTGAAGTTAATTCCATAATGCTTGGTGTTGCCGTTTTTTCGATTATCTTTAAAGAAGGGATGACGCAATACACCCTCTGGGTTGGAAAAAAGCTCAATAATCAAATACTCATAGCCGATGCCTACCATCATAGAAGCGACGTTTTGAGCACAATAGCCGTTCTCATTGGTCTGCTTGCAGAGAAATTTGGCTTCAGGTATGGAGATTCTCTGGCAGGTTTGATTGTTGCCATATTCATAGCAAAAGTGGCTTTGGAGATAGTTATGAGGAATGTGAATTATTTAACTGGCACTTCCCCTCCCTTTGAGATATGCGAGAGGATAAAGAAAATAGCCTTAAGTGTTGACAACGTTGTAGGTGTTCACGATTTAAGAGCCCATTATGTTGGTCCGAAGCTTCACGTTGAACTCCATATTGAAGTCCCACCAAATTTGACGCTTAAAGAAGCCCACGATGTCAGTGAAGAGGTGAAAAGAAGAATAGAGGAACTTGAGGAAGTTGAGATGGCATTTGTGCATGTTGATATAAAAGGAGTAACAAAGTGATCAAACAGCTTTCAGAATCTCTTTTAAGTCTTTTAAAAACTCCTCTAAGTGTTCTTTTTTGACATGGGGCATCATAACTATCCTGATGTAGCCTCTGTGAGCACTGATTCCCCATCCTCTTCTTTTAAGCTCCTTCTCAACCTTTTCCAGCTCTTTAGTTCCAAAGGACACTATGTTGAGCATGGGCTCTCTTATTAAATATGCCCCCTTCAAAGTTCTTATCTGGCCCGCAAACCATCTTGAGAGCTCCATCGCCTCTTTGACAATCCTTTTGTAGCCTTCAAAGCCCAAATGCTTTAGGAGTGCCCACACTGCTAAGGCATTTGCTCCGGGCCTTGTTCCGGTTATTGTGGCTTGAAACACCTTTCCGCCAGCTAAGTATGGGGCGGGAATGCTTATTGCATCAATGAATCTCTTTTTTCTGAATATTATCCCCCCAGCAGGAATCGGTACCATGCCCATTTTGTGAGGATCAATTGTTACGCTCTGCACTCCTTTGAGCTTGAAGTCAAAATCAGGCAGATCATAACCCAAGGCTTTGGCAAAGGGTATCACGAAACCTCCAAAGGCAGCATCGACATGAAGGGGAAGCCCATAATCCTGGGCTAAATCCGAAAGAGCTGGGATGTCATCCACAACTCCCAGACCTGTTGTCCCTGCTATGCCCACAATTCCTATTGTGTTGTCTGTAATTTTACTCTCAATGTCCCTAACATTAACAGAGTAGTCTTTATTCAGCTCAGCCCACACCAACTTGACTTTCAACATTTCACTTGCCTTAAGAAATGAGAAGTGTGCACTTTCCGGCAGAATCAGCTCTGGATTTTCGATATCAGCTATGTTGCGAAATGCCCTCACCGCTAAGATGTTTGCCTCTGTTCCTCCAGAGACAATGTTTCCATACGCCTTGTTTAAGTGCAGCAAATTTCCAAGCATCTGCACGGCTTCTTCCTCAATTTTTCTACTCCCAACGTGCAATCCGGGGTCTCCAAGATTCCTGTCCATATAAAGAGAAATTATCTTTTGAGCGAGAGGATGGGGGTAAGTGCACATTGAGCCAAGGATTTTACCCGAATCAAAAGTTAAGTCCTCACTTAACCGCTTTTCAAGCTCGTCAAGCACTTCCTCCTCACTCATTCCTTTCTCTGGAAAAGTTACCATAACTCTCACCTGCATGGAGTTGTTCATTATGCGTTTAAGCTTTATCCTCCCTAATTTTTCCCAAATACAGTTTAAAGAACTGGGGTGTGGTTATTGCTGTGAGCATTGAAACAATAACTATGCTTGCGAACAAGCTTTGGTCAATCAGTCCTTTTTCCAGTCCGAATTTTAGAATTGCAATATCTAAGCTGCCCCTTCCACCCATACCAATCCCAACTAAAAATGCCTTTTTCCAGTCAAATCCAAAAATCTTCATACCAAGTGAGCATCCGATGAGCTTTCCGAGGACTGCAGCGACATAGAGAATCACAATCATGAACAAGCTTATTTTGCCCATTGTTGGGTTGAACATCAATCCCACATAGATAAAGAAGAGCGGAATGAAAAATTCTGTCAGCACAACTTGTAGGTCTTCAATCAGCTCGTTGAGCTTAATTCTGCTTATGACAAGCGGATCCTTCCTCTCTCTCAGCCGGCTTATCGTTAACCCAGCTAAGTATGCTCCAATTATTTGATGAAGACCAACTTCTTCGGCTATGAGTGCAAGGAGGAAAGTTAAGACAAGTGTGAATGTGAAAAAGATGTTTAAGTTGCGCACTATTCCATAAAACCTTTTGGATCGTTTGAATACGAATTCTGAGATGAGAAGAACAGCAACTATGAATAGGGCTATTTTGATCGTCAGGACTGCAAGTGGCACAAAGCTGAGCTCGCCTCTTGCAAGTGCGGTAATGATGCCGATCAAATAAACCGCTATTATGTCGTCAGCAAAAGCTGCTCCCATTAGAATTGAAGAAATCTCTCTTTTGACCCTCTCTCTGACAATAACCCCGCTTGTCACTTCGATTGCGGTGTTCCCTAAAGTCACACCAACGAATATAGCAGCTGCTAACCCCCTTCCAAATGCCATTACAGTCATGAAGCCAAGAACAAAGGAAAATGCCACACCTAAAATTGCAACGACTGTGGCTTTTAGTTTGTTTGTGGCTATAGCAGAAAAGTTACTTGTTAAACCCATGTACAGCATCATCATCAACAGTCCAAACTCTGAAAGAACCTTAAGAGGCTCGGAAGGAGAAATCACATTGAGAACAAAGGGACCTAAGATTATTCCCGTTAAGATATGGGCTATTATCGGATGGATTTCCCTCTTTTCAAAGAGCCACTCTAAGGTTTTTGCAGTTACCAGAAGAATTGAAAGATCGAGGATATATTGCAACTCAGACCCTCCTGTTCAGCAGAGCCATAAATATCCAGAGAAGCATCAGGATTATTGCAAGGATCATTGCTAAGGTTGCACCTCTCTGAGTTCCAAAGACTATTGGGATTGGCCCTATCATTATGACCCCTCCACCTTCAACTTCAGCCTCCCCACCTGCTGCTGTCATTAATGTCCCTATGAACACTAAGAGAAACCCTATGAAGATCATTGCTATCCCAGCTATTATCAAAAGCTCCCCTTTCATAGCCATCATGAGATTGTATTTTTGCAAGTTTTTAAAGCTTAACCTAAAGGTTATTAAAGCAAAGCCTGAAAGCTCTATTATGCTGGTAATGGTTGACCTTGATGACACTCTCTGCAACACCTGGGAAGCCGGAAAATATACCATAATTAGGCTTTTTCCTCATCTCCTAAGGAAAAGAAAATTCAAAGCACTGTTTTATATTTTGACCGCCCGTTATAGAGAGCTGGAGCAGTCGAGGGAGCTTTTGGTTCTTGATCTGGACAAGCTCCTTCAGAGAATTATGGAGAGGGTGTACAGCAGAGTTAAGAGAGAGGATTTGGAGGAGATGCTTGAACTCGTTGATAGAACGTTCTTTTCAAATCTCAAGCTTTTTCCGGATGCTAAATATTTTCTTGAGGAGCTTAAAAAAATTAATGCAAAGTTAGTTCTTGTGACTGACTCATCCACGTACTGGCAGAGGAAAAAGCTTGAGTATCTCGGCATAAAAGACTACTTCGATGGGATAATAATCAGTGGAGAAACGGGACACAGCAAGCTTGATCCCCACAACTTCTTACTTGCGAGGAGAATGTTTCCTAATGAGGATGAAGTTTACATGGTTGGGGATAGAGATGATACGGACATGAAAGGAGGTAAAGCTGTTGGAGCGATTACAATACTTGTGAAAAGAGGATATTTTAAGGGCAAAAGGGCAAAATATGCAGATTACGTTGTCAAAGATTTGATTGAGGCACTGGAGGTGATCAAGCGTGAGCATGAAAAGCGAGATAAAGCGTAAATCCCTCCACCTGGCAGGCTTAACTGTTCCTGCGGTTTATCTTCTTTTTGGCAAAGAAGCTGCTCTCTTCTTTGTTGGTTTGTCTTTTGTGATGTTTATCGTTCTTGAACCTCTCAGAATTGTGGAGCATTTTAGGGATCGGCTGAAGAGAAAGCTGGGTCTTTATGTTGATAGACAGCTGATCGAGATCGTTGAGAGAGAAATAGACATTATAGCGAGGGAACATGAAAGGAGAAGCATTGGGGCGCATATCTATTTTGCCCTTGCTGCGTTTGTCATAGTTTACTTCTTTCCCAGGGACATTGCTATCGGATCTATAGCTGTTGCGACTTTAGGAGATGCCGTAGCTGCAATAATTGGAAAGCCTTTTGGAAAACATCGCTTTAAGAACGGTAAGAGTCTGGAAGGCAGCTTAGCTTATTTCGTAACTGCCCTGCTCATTCTATCTTCCCTCATTGACCTTCCACACGCATTGATTGGAGCATTGGCCGGAACTTTGGCTGAATTCTATGAGCTCCCCCCTGATGACAACTTCTCGAATCAGTTGGCAGTTGCTGTTACGCTCTATGCCTTTAGAAACATAGCGTTTTGAAAAAGAGAATAAAATAAAGAAAAACAGGTCATCCAATTGTTACCTCTGCAAACGTGCTTATTGTGTCTGCATCAGTCCATTCCTGTCCTGGGTCGAGGTCGTGAACTGATGGGTCATCTGGTAATGTTTCTACGGCTGAGTCACCGGCGTTTGCTCCGGTTATCCATGCCACTATGCCGATCTTTGCCGGCTTTCCTCCGAGGGCATCCCATGGGATTGCGACTTCTAATGTCTGCAGACCGTTTGTACTTCCTGTCCATGCTGCAAATCCGATATCTTGAAGGTTATAGTACTGCCATCCAGTACCGTTCCAGAGCACAAGCTGCATGGTTTCAATTCTGTCGGTTCCTTTCTCTCCAAAGAACTCCCCGAACCACCAGAAGTAAAGTTCTGCATCAACACCTCTTGTGAAGCTTATTTTTCTTCCCCATCCATCGGTATCCCCTGTATAGCCCCCATCTTTATAGTCTAAGGCAAATCCATAGGCAATTCTCCATGAAGCTTTGTTTTCAGTTGTTAATGCGATGTAAAGGAAGTTATCATCGTAGTCGACATACAGTGCTTTGAGATTTGCCCCCTGCTGTCCAAAGCCTGTCGTATCTTCATAAACCAATGTTTCTGGACTCCAGTCATCTAAGTTGCCGTCAATCTTCTTTGTAAGCTTATTGGCTAAGAGTTCGCCCTGCACTGCACTGAGGAACTTTTCAACTTCTCTCTGAATTCTTAGGAGTCTTGAATATGCTGCAAATATTTTCAAGCTTCCTCTGAGCTCCATGTTTCTTATTCCTATCATCTCCTTCCCTTCATTGAACATGGAAAGGCTTTCATTAAGCTGCATCTGGAATTTTGTCAAGTTTTCCTGGTATTTGGCTGGGAGTTTTGCTCTGGTAATGTTTTGGAGTAGCTCTTGGACTATCGGGTACTTCTTCTCATAAAGCCTCGGCCATACATACTTGCCAAGATTTATCATGTCGCTCTGGGTCTTTACTGCTTTTCCTATTTCAAGTTCCAATGTGGCAATGTTATTTTCCTCATTGACCTCTTGAATAACATTTTCAGGGTCAACAACTGCTTTAAATACGTGGGTTCCCCATGAACCGGGATATTCGTAGGTGTACACCAAGCTAACTGAGCTTTCTGCGGAAACATTTACAATCCACGAGCTGAGAAGTTCGTCGTTGTCGTAGAGCTCAACTTTAACGTTCTTGGCATCAACTTTGCCCAAGTTTTGGACTTCAACCGTTAGATTAGCTGGCTGCCAGGGCTCTATGTCCAGAACATTTGAACTCAATTTTACAGTTAATTCGGGTTTTGGGATTGGAATTTCGATTACAGCAAAGTTCGATAGGTAGTCTTGGTCTGTCCAGTCATTCCCATCAACGTCTGGATCCAGTGGAACTGTATCAACTGCAGAATCGCCACCAAAGCTACCTGCAACCCATGCTATTATGGCAAGTTCAGACGTTCTTCCCCCTATAGCACTCCATGGAATTGCCATCTCAAGGATCTGCAATCCATTTCCGCAGGTGGCAGCATATGTAACGACGCTTCCAACGTCCTGATACTCCCATCCGTTTCCTGTCCAGGTTATGAAGTTTCCGCCACCAATTTTATCATTTCCAGCATCGTACCAGAAGTAGATCTCGTAATCTACCCCTCTTGAGAACCCTATTTTTCTTCCCCAAGCGTCAGTGTCTCCTGTATAACCACCATCTTTGACATCAAGTCCGAATCCGTAAACGATTCCCCAGCTTGCAGTGTTGTTTGTTGTTAGTGCTATGTAGAGGTATTGGTCATCGTATGAAACATACAATTTGTCCAGGTCTGCACCATCTGGACCATCTAATGTGCTGACTCCAACAATCTCGTAGTTTTTCCAATCACTTAAGTTGCCGTCGATGGTCTTTGGGGCTATCTGGATTTCTGCAAGATTTGTGAAGTAATCTGTGTCACCCCATTCATCTCCGTTGAACCAGCTGGCATAAGGTTCATCAAGACTTTCCATCGCTGGATCCCATGGCACAGAGCTGACTGCTGAGGAGTCCCCTCCACCTGCAATCCAAGCTATTAGTGCGAGCTTTTCTGGTTTTCCACCGAGCGCTGTCCAAGGAATCTTAACCTCCAACGTCTGGAGACCGGTTGATGTATCCCCGGTGTATGCAAAACCTGCTCCAACGTCTGCCAATGCTTTATAGTCCCATCCTCCGCCAGTCCATGTAATGAAGTTGTCTGCTGTGATGCCGCTACCACCGCTATACCAGAAGTAAATCTCGTAATCAATTGCATATCCGTTTCCAAAGCCAATGCGTCTTCCCCAAGCATCCATGTCTCCAGTGTATCCATTTCCGGTTCCCGGATCAACGTCAATTCCAATTCCATAAGCCAAGTCCCAGCTTTGGGAATTCCTTGTGGTTATCATAATGTACAGATACTCATCATCCCAAGCAACATATAGGTTATTCAGATTTGCACCTGCGAGCCCATTGTCGTTGGCTGTAGCTATGTAATCAAGTGTTCCCCAGTCGCCTAAGCTTCCATCAAGAACTTTTGTTCCATAAAGTCCGCTCACTGCCGGCACTAAGCCCAGCACAATAAGTACAACAATAACAAAACTCGGGCCTTTTTTCATACTGAGTCACCCCGGGTGATAATTGTTCACCCTTGTTGATATATGAGCATGATAATGTTTATATACCTTTTTGAATATCACCGTTAGTGATAATTATGATGGAGGTGTTGCAATGATAAATTTCATCTTTGGCATTCATAATCATCAGCCCCTTGGGAACTTTGGGTGGGTTTTTGAAGATGCTTACAACAAATCATACAGACCATTTATGGAGATCCTTGAAGAGTTCCCCTCAATGAAAGTTGCCGTTCATTTCAGCGGTCCCCTCCTTGAATGGATAAACGAAAACCATCCGGAGTATATTGAGCTTTTGAGAAAGCTTGTAAAAAGGGGACAGCTCGAAATAGTTGTTGCAGGATTTTATGAGCCAGTGTTAGCGGCGATACCAAAGGAAGACAGGATTGAGCAGATAAAACTCCTTAAGGAGTTTGCTAAGAAGCTGGGTTACGACGCAAAGGGTGTATGGCTTACTGAAAGGGTATGGCAGCCTGAGCTTGTTAAGACTCTCAGGGAGAGCGGAATTGAGTATGTCATAGTTGATGACTACCACTTCATGAGTGCCGGACTTAGCAAAGAAGATCTTTACTGGCCATACTATACCGAAGATGGAGGAGAGGTTATCGTTGTATTCCCAATTGACGAAAAGCTAAGGTACCTGATTCCCTTCCGACCTGTTGAGAGAACAATTGAGTATTTGGAAAGCTTAGCTGACAGCGATCCTTCAAAGGTCGCTGTTTTCCATGATGATGGTGAAAAGTTTGGGGTCTGGCCTGGAACTTATGAATGGGTTTACAAAAAAGGCTGGCTTAGGAGGTTCTTTGATGCCGTCACAAGCAACGAGAAGATAAACCTTATGCTTTATTCCGAGTATCTTTCGAAGTTTACCCCAAGGGGTGTCGTCTATCTGCCGA
This genomic window contains:
- a CDS encoding cation diffusion facilitator family transporter, producing MREVYKPIWFSIIGNVLLALLKIAVGFMYSSLALISDGVHSLSDVVTSIIGFIGIRISSKPPDRSHPFGHSRFEPLFAFFMGLALLLVAYEIARDSIGRVLEGTSIEVNSIMLGVAVFSIIFKEGMTQYTLWVGKKLNNQILIADAYHHRSDVLSTIAVLIGLLAEKFGFRYGDSLAGLIVAIFIAKVALEIVMRNVNYLTGTSPPFEICERIKKIALSVDNVVGVHDLRAHYVGPKLHVELHIEVPPNLTLKEAHDVSEEVKRRIEELEEVEMAFVHVDIKGVTK
- the mfnA gene encoding tyrosine decarboxylase MfnA translates to MVTFPEKGMSEEEVLDELEKRLSEDLTFDSGKILGSMCTYPHPLAQKIISLYMDRNLGDPGLHVGSRKIEEEAVQMLGNLLHLNKAYGNIVSGGTEANILAVRAFRNIADIENPELILPESAHFSFLKASEMLKVKLVWAELNKDYSVNVRDIESKITDNTIGIVGIAGTTGLGVVDDIPALSDLAQDYGLPLHVDAAFGGFVIPFAKALGYDLPDFDFKLKGVQSVTIDPHKMGMVPIPAGGIIFRKKRFIDAISIPAPYLAGGKVFQATITGTRPGANALAVWALLKHLGFEGYKRIVKEAMELSRWFAGQIRTLKGAYLIREPMLNIVSFGTKELEKVEKELKRRGWGISAHRGYIRIVMMPHVKKEHLEEFLKDLKEILKAV
- a CDS encoding cation:proton antiporter is translated as MQYILDLSILLVTAKTLEWLFEKREIHPIIAHILTGIILGPFVLNVISPSEPLKVLSEFGLLMMMLYMGLTSNFSAIATNKLKATVVAILGVAFSFVLGFMTVMAFGRGLAAAIFVGVTLGNTAIEVTSGVIVRERVKREISSILMGAAFADDIIAVYLIGIITALARGELSFVPLAVLTIKIALFIVAVLLISEFVFKRSKRFYGIVRNLNIFFTFTLVLTFLLALIAEEVGLHQIIGAYLAGLTISRLRERKDPLVISRIKLNELIEDLQVVLTEFFIPLFFIYVGLMFNPTMGKISLFMIVILYVAAVLGKLIGCSLGMKIFGFDWKKAFLVGIGMGGRGSLDIAILKFGLEKGLIDQSLFASIVIVSMLTAITTPQFFKLYLGKIREDKA
- a CDS encoding TIGR00304 family membrane protein, which translates into the protein MKGELLIIAGIAMIFIGFLLVFIGTLMTAAGGEAEVEGGGVIMIGPIPIVFGTQRGATLAMILAIILMLLWIFMALLNRRV
- a CDS encoding HAD family hydrolase, whose product is MLVMVDLDDTLCNTWEAGKYTIIRLFPHLLRKRKFKALFYILTARYRELEQSRELLVLDLDKLLQRIMERVYSRVKREDLEEMLELVDRTFFSNLKLFPDAKYFLEELKKINAKLVLVTDSSTYWQRKKLEYLGIKDYFDGIIISGETGHSKLDPHNFLLARRMFPNEDEVYMVGDRDDTDMKGGKAVGAITILVKRGYFKGKRAKYADYVVKDLIEALEVIKREHEKRDKA
- a CDS encoding diacylglycerol/polyprenol kinase family protein, producing MSMKSEIKRKSLHLAGLTVPAVYLLFGKEAALFFVGLSFVMFIVLEPLRIVEHFRDRLKRKLGLYVDRQLIEIVEREIDIIAREHERRSIGAHIYFALAAFVIVYFFPRDIAIGSIAVATLGDAVAAIIGKPFGKHRFKNGKSLEGSLAYFVTALLILSSLIDLPHALIGALAGTLAEFYELPPDDNFSNQLAVAVTLYAFRNIAF
- a CDS encoding CARDB domain-containing protein, with protein sequence MKKGPSFVIVVLIVLGLVPAVSGLYGTKVLDGSLGDWGTLDYIATANDNGLAGANLNNLYVAWDDEYLYIMITTRNSQSWDLAYGIGIDVDPGTGNGYTGDMDAWGRRIGFGNGYAIDYEIYFWYSGGSGITADNFITWTGGGWDYKALADVGAGFAYTGDTSTGLQTLEVKIPWTALGGKPEKLALIAWIAGGGDSSAVSSVPWDPAMESLDEPYASWFNGDEWGDTDYFTNLAEIQIAPKTIDGNLSDWKNYEIVGVSTLDGPDGADLDKLYVSYDDQYLYIALTTNNTASWGIVYGFGLDVKDGGYTGDTDAWGRKIGFSRGVDYEIYFWYDAGNDKIGGGNFITWTGNGWEYQDVGSVVTYAATCGNGLQILEMAIPWSAIGGRTSELAIIAWVAGSFGGDSAVDTVPLDPDVDGNDWTDQDYLSNFAVIEIPIPKPELTVKLSSNVLDIEPWQPANLTVEVQNLGKVDAKNVKVELYDNDELLSSWIVNVSAESSVSLVYTYEYPGSWGTHVFKAVVDPENVIQEVNEENNIATLELEIGKAVKTQSDMINLGKYVWPRLYEKKYPIVQELLQNITRAKLPAKYQENLTKFQMQLNESLSMFNEGKEMIGIRNMELRGSLKIFAAYSRLLRIQREVEKFLSAVQGELLANKLTKKIDGNLDDWSPETLVYEDTTGFGQQGANLKALYVDYDDNFLYIALTTENKASWRIAYGFALDYKDGGYTGDTDGWGRKISFTRGVDAELYFWWFGEFFGEKGTDRIETMQLVLWNGTGWQYYNLQDIGFAAWTGSTNGLQTLEVAIPWDALGGKPAKIGIVAWITGANAGDSAVETLPDDPSVHDLDPGQEWTDADTISTFAEVTIG